A section of the Echeneis naucrates chromosome 12, fEcheNa1.1, whole genome shotgun sequence genome encodes:
- the pax8 gene encoding paired box protein Pax-8 — MSNTGRGHGGLNQLGGMFVNGRPLPEVIRQRIVDMAHQGVRPCDISRQLRVSHGCVSKILGRYYETGSIKPGVIGGSKPKVATPKVVEKIAEYKRQNPTMFAWEIRDRLLAEGVCDGDTVPSVSSINRIIRTKVQQPFNLPLDGKGLSPGQTIIPSSAVTPPESPQSDSLGSTYSISGLLGIPHPSAEGKRSHDDSDQDSCRHSVDSQGSGGVPRKQMRVDNFSAASQHLDCGFERHHYPPDSFSSASSSKTEQTLYPLSLINGSLDEAKTSLSTSSSTIGRNLTAHQSYTMVAEPLQSLPLCLKQELSPEVTSTSPSPSVAASNLAFVELQALQKPVSVNSSSCSANHFPNSFNSFSHHAPVYGQFSSQSVISGRDMVSSTLPGYPPHIPSPAQTGYSSSAITGMVAAGADYTGQSYSHSPYTSYSEAWRFTNSSILSSPYYYSSASRTAPPSAAAYDHL, encoded by the exons ACATCTCACGGCAGCTCCGGGTCAGCCATGGCTGTGTCAGCAAGATCCTGGGACG CTACTATGAGACGGGCAGCATCAAGCCTGGTGTGATTGGTGGCTCCAAGCCCAAGGTGGCCACACCAAAGGTTGTGGAGAAGATCGCAGAGTACAAGAGGCAGAATCCCACCATGTTTGCTTGGGAAATCAGAGACCGGCTGCTGGCGGAAGGCGTGTGTGATGGAGACACAGTGCCCAGCGTGAGCTCCATTAACAG AATAATCCGGACAAAGGTCCAACAGCCCTTCAATCTGCCTCTGGATGGAAAAGGTCTGAGTCCGGGACAAACCATAA TCCCGAGTTCAGCTGTCACCCCCCCTGAATCTCCTCAGTCGGACTCCCTGGGCTCCACCTACTCCATCAGCGGCTTGTTGGGTATCCCCCATCCCAGCGCCGAGGGCAAGAGGAGCCACGACGACA GTGATCAGGACAGTTGCCGGCACAGCGTGGACTCTCAGGGCAGCGGGGGTGTCCCAAGGAAACAGATGAGAGTGGATAATTTctcagcagcttcacaacatCTGGACTGCGGGTTTGAGCGACACCACTACCCACCGGACTCGTTCAGCTCAGCTTCCAGCAGCAAGACAGAGCAG ACTTTGTACCCACTGTCCCTCATCAATGGCAGTCTGGATGAGGCCAAGACCAGCCTCTCAACATCCAGCTCCACCATTGGACGGAATCTGACGGCACACCAGAGCTACACCATGGTGGCTG AGCCCCTACAGTCCCTGCCGCTCTGTCTAAAACAGGAGCTGTCCCCGGAAGTGACCAGCACGAGTCCATCGCCAAGCGTGGCAGCGTCCAACCTGGCGTTCGTGGAGCTGCAGGCGCTGCAGAAACCTGTctctgtaaacagcagcagctgtagcGCCAACCATTTCCCCAATTCATTCAACTCATTCTCCCATCATGCACCAGTGTATGGACAGTTCAGCAGTCAGTCTGTCATCTCAG ggCGTGACATGGTGAGCTCCACCCTGCCAGGTTACCCTCCTCACATCCCCTCCCCGGCCCAGACAGGATACTCCTCCTCTGCCATCACAGGGATGGTAGCAG CCGGTGCAGACTACACTGGTCAGTCCTACAGCCATTCACCCTACACCTCCTACAGCGAAGCCTGGAGGTTCACCAACTCCAGCATCCTGA GTTCTCCCTACTACTACAGTTCAGCCTCCCGCACAGCTCCACCGTCTGCAGCTGCCTATGACCACCTTTAG
- the LOC115052456 gene encoding PH and SEC7 domain-containing protein 4 has translation MEEELLYSSLLDHTDSVLQQHQQESLTSKQHQHINGEKDPIVWGETEVQINQAHGTDQVNLTPRAGEETPDEAEQWEQMPWSVRPMTCTSPRISCATVQWDMPDPFTETPSFITDKSLANELNYEEVTSSENTSLSLHQIEDDHAELLIQAEREEQDGFDSELLKSNREWIGNSSEPCDAADVQQPSTQEKEGSTHELTDSNNEIPLRTDAGDEKIQSSTLVTVETVNLSDSLEGTDGSENEVDSLVKLEEEQEEPGILLTGQGDSEEQQTSANGVEIDEKNVEGVEEEEEQSVEEVFCTENTEETEATSSLGSVEVSIKPLQPDDTGLTKKSDKLTDLQQSVFLEESWHSGTEEDTEILHRSDEDSAEDPIEEPEMCKHEAQNADSEQSEAVNYNEEASAQEVENAGKIKNSQDVPELTENLDERSCLEQQDSDQTSSGEKEVSSQAEQSVSEQLEITDDTEQIHTEASYQIEEQDSDGSEQLGQTQHLEESLPMELAEQPGQLENGGHVEEPTESEQTICAETEHHEDAEQQEKTESIERAEKSLPALSEQLVQPENSNESETTEQLSPETEVTEQTELNQESTHSETLHPEEIEGSENGDLKAVEVNGEQTPETVVPHMNHMNGGEVDRDMACRLAEQLYKLDGIQRIDVVKHLDKDNDFSRAVGEEYLKLFDFTGKILDHALRSFLKVVVVIGESQERERVLQHFACRYHQCNTDSFSSSGAVFALTCALMLLNTDLHGQHVGKSMSSAKFVSNLDGMNDGENFNKDLLKSLYNSIKSEPLEWAVDDEELKSSGQPEEDSGISAALRSKSNPFQDVPHDAKAAVVKEGFLKRKLHADIDGKRTPWGRRGWKTFYGVLKGMVLYLQKDDYRRDQQTSEEVVSVHHSLAEQAVDYTKKPHVFRLQTADWRIFLFQASSKVEMNSWISRINLVSALHSSPPFPAAVGSQRKFFRPILPASQSDHTLDRQLQSHAGMLESFKADLLYLQQNMPEGRKARAKELEEHRVRAEYLQHEMSRYEIYIQVLEGWKNMEKTENDVSSNAHLNAFDKAMCAEAVGEQEEVEEGLKKSHSSPSLELELAPPTVIKVRRNISERRTYRKTIIPRWNKDA, from the exons ATGGAGGAAGAACTTTTATACTCCTCTCTTCTAGATCATACAGATTCAGTCttgcagcagcaccaacaagaGTCATTGACCTCTAAACAACACCAGCACATCAATGGAGAAAAGGATCCCATTGTTTGGGGCGAGACAGAAGTGCAAATAAATCAGGCACATGGGACAGATCAAGTCAATCTCACCCCGAGGGCGGGAGAAGAGACTCCTGACGAGGCAGAACAGTGGGAGCAAATGCCATGGTCAGTACGCCCCATGACCTGTACCAGTCCTCGGATTTCTTGTGCCACAGTGCAGTGGGACATGCCCGATCCCTTTACAGAGACGCCTTCATTCATAACTGATAAGAGCTTGGCCAATGAACTGAACTATGAGGAGGTGACGAGTTCAGAAAATACTTCCCTATCACTTCACCAAATTGAAGATGATCATGCTGAGCTGCTTatacaggcagagagagaggaacaggaTGGGTTTGATTCAGAGCTTCTGAAATCTAATCGAGAGTGGATAGGAAACAGCTCTGAG CCATGTGATGCTGCAGATGTACAACAGCCATCGACACAGGAAAAGGAAGGTTCAACACATGAGCTGACTGACAGTAATAATG AAATTCCACTGAGGACAGATGCAGGAGACGAGAAGATACAGTCATCAACCTTAGTTACTGTTGAAACTGTGAACTTAAGTGATTCTCTTGAGGGGACTGACGGCTCAGAGAATGAGGTGGACAGTCTTGTAAAACTagaagaggaacaggaggagcCCGGCATTCTGCTGACTGGACAAGGAGACTCGGAAGAACAGCAAACGTCAGCAAATGGTGTAGAAATTGATGAGAAGAATGTGGAGGGAgttgaagaagaagaggagcagagtgTAGAAGAGGTGTTTTGtactgaaaacactgaagagacAGAAGCTACCAGTTCTCTGGGCTCTGT AGAAGTTTCTATAAAGCCTCTACAACCTGATGATACTGGACTAACCAAAAAGTCAGATAAGCTAACTGACCTtcaacagtctgtgtttttggaGGAAAGCTGGCACTCAGGAACTGAAGAGGATACAGAAATCCTGCATCGGTCAGATGAAGATTCTGCAGAAGATCCCATTGAAGAACCAGAAATGTGCAAACATGAAGCTCAAAATGCGGACAGTGAACAATCAGAGGCTGTGAATTACAATGAAGAAGCATCAGCACAGGAGGTAGAAAATGCTGGGAAGATAAAAAACTCACAAGATGTACCAGAGCTGACTGAAAACCTGGATGAGAGAAGTTGTTTGGAGCAGCAAGATAGTGACCAGACAAGTTCAGGAGAGAAGGAAGTTTCATCACAAGCTGAACAATCTGTATCTGAGCAGCTGGAAATTACTGACGACACCGAGCAGATTCACACAGAGGCGTCATATCAAATAGAGGAGCAAGACTCCGACGGCTCTGAGCAGTTAGGACAAACACAGCATCTGGAAGAGTCACTACCAATGGAACTGGCAGAACAGCCAGGCCAACTTGAAAATGGTGGGCATGTGGAGGAGCCTACTGAGTCCGAGCAGACCATTTGTGCTGAAACTGAACACCATGAAGATGCAGAGCAGCAAGAAAAGACTGAGTCAATAGAGCGGGCTGAGAAGTCACTGCCAGCGCTCTCAGAGCAGCTTGTGCAACCAGAGAATTCAAATGAGTCAGaaacaacagagcagctgtCCCCTGAGACTGAAGTAACAGAGCAGACTGAGTTAAATCAGGAGAGCACACATTCTGAGACGTTACATCCGGAGGAAATAGAAGGCTCTGAGAATGGGGATCTAAAAGCAGTGGAGGTGAATGGGGAACAGACACCTGAGACTGTGGTGCCTCATATGAATCATATGAATGGAGGTGAGGTGGACAGAGACATGGCATGCCGCCTCGCTGAACAGCTGTATAAACTGGACGGGATCCAACGTATAGATGTGGTGAAGCACTTGGATAAAGA caATGACTTCAGTCGTGCTGTTGGAGAAGAATACCTGAAGTTGTTTGACTTCACTGGGAAAATACTGGATCATGCCCTGAG ATCCTTCCTGAAAGTCGTGGTAGTGATAGGAGAGAGCCAGGAGAGGGAACGTGTGCTGCAGCATTTTGCCTGCCGCTACCATCAGTGCAACACCgactctttctcctcttcag GAGCGGTGTTTGCTTTGACATGTGCTTTGATGCTTCTCAACACTGACTTGCATGGACAG CATGTAGGAAAATCCATGTCCTCTGCTAAGTTTGTATCCAACCTGGATGGAATGAATGACGGTGAAAACTTCAACAAGGATCTCCTGAAA AGTCTTTACAACTCCATCAAGAGTGAGCCGCTGGAGTGGGCTGT tgatgatgaagagTTGAAAAGCTCAGGGCAGCCGGAAGAAGACTCAGGAATAAGTGCTGCACTGCGTTCAAAATCCAACCCCTTCCAGGATGTTCCTCATGACGCAAAGGCTGCGGTGGTGAAAGAGGGATTCCTCAAGAGAAAGCTCCATGCCGACATTGACGGCAAGCGCA CTCCATGGGGAAGGAGAGGCTGGAAGACTTTCTATGGAGTGTTGAAGGGAATGGTCCTTTACCTGCAGAAG gATGATTACAGGAGGGACCAGCAGACCAGTGAGGAGGTGGTGAGTGTGCACCACTCTCTGGCCGAGCAGGCAGTCGATTACACCAAGAAGCCACATGTCTTCCGTTTGCAGACGGCTGATTGGAGGATTTTCCTCTTTCAGGCCTC GTCCAAAGTGGAGATGAACTCATGGATCAGCCGTATTAACCTGGTCTCGGCTCTTCACTCCTCCCCTCCATTCCCTGCGGCTGTTGGCTCCCAGAGGAAGTTCTTCAGGCCCATCCTCCCTGCCTCACAGTCTGATCACACTCTG GACCGTCAGCTGCAGTCTCATGCAGGAATGCTGGAGTCATTCAAAGCAGACCTGTTGTACCTGCAGCAAAACATGCCTGAGGGCAGAAAAGCCAGAGCtaaggagctggaggagcatCGTGTCAGAGCGGAGTACCTGCAGCATGAG ATGTCCCGCTATGAGATCTATATCCAGGTGCTGGAGGGCTGGAAGAACATGGAGAAGACAGAGAATGATGTGTCGAGCAACGCACACCTGAATGCTTTCGATAAAGCTATGTGTGCAGAAGCTGTTGGGGAGCAGGAAGAGGTGGAAGAAGGGCTGAAAAAGTCCCACTCCAGCCCAtctctggagctggagctggctCCTCCAACAGTGATCAAAGTTAGACGCAATATCTCTGAAAGACGGACGTATCGTAAGACTATAATCCCTCGATGGAATAAAGACGCCTAA